One Legionella hackeliae DNA segment encodes these proteins:
- a CDS encoding MFS transporter produces MIFLLSASFYLYEFVLQVAPSVMAESMMKTFKVNAAGFGIVSAFYFYAYAPMQLPAGLLFDRYGPRKLMTFALVLCAVGSFFFASTDSLFTAALGRFLIGIASAFSFIGVLVLVSRWFPPQQFAFLAGIAQLMSSVGAMFGEVPLAALIEQVGWRNASFILALVGLALAALIWCVIRDYPHQPTQSPPKRQFIDEWHRLVSVCKRSYTWLTGAYAFAIWTPIAVFAALWGVPYLQQKYQISVIMASGMCSMIWLGIGIGSPLLGWVSDRLYSRRLALALSSIFGLLATILLLYVPIPISWMYAVLFMLGFGAGGQTVSFAVVKDNNPPELVGTASGFNNLSVLVGGAIFQPLVGVALHHSSDWSVVNGIPVYSIASYNKALLVMPLCYLASLIIAMFILKESHPGYAKNQ; encoded by the coding sequence ATGATTTTTTTGCTGTCGGCATCGTTTTATTTGTATGAGTTTGTCTTACAAGTGGCCCCCAGTGTCATGGCCGAGTCTATGATGAAGACGTTTAAAGTCAATGCAGCGGGTTTTGGTATTGTTTCGGCATTTTATTTTTATGCCTATGCCCCTATGCAATTACCAGCAGGATTGTTATTTGATCGCTATGGTCCCCGCAAATTAATGACGTTTGCATTAGTTTTATGTGCGGTTGGATCGTTCTTTTTTGCGTCAACCGATAGTTTATTTACTGCAGCTTTAGGACGCTTTCTTATTGGTATTGCTTCAGCCTTTTCATTTATCGGTGTTTTGGTACTCGTTTCTCGCTGGTTTCCACCGCAACAATTCGCATTTTTAGCCGGAATTGCACAATTAATGAGTTCGGTAGGGGCAATGTTTGGGGAAGTGCCCTTGGCGGCTTTAATTGAGCAGGTGGGTTGGCGGAATGCCAGTTTCATTTTGGCCTTAGTGGGTTTGGCTTTAGCAGCGCTCATTTGGTGTGTTATTCGTGATTACCCTCATCAACCAACACAAAGTCCTCCAAAGCGACAATTTATCGATGAGTGGCACCGTCTTGTTAGTGTTTGTAAACGTTCTTACACTTGGTTAACAGGTGCCTATGCATTTGCAATTTGGACACCCATTGCTGTGTTCGCAGCATTATGGGGTGTCCCTTATTTACAGCAAAAATATCAAATCAGCGTCATTATGGCTTCTGGTATGTGTAGCATGATATGGCTTGGGATTGGGATCGGCAGTCCATTGTTAGGATGGGTGAGTGATCGTCTTTACAGTCGTCGTTTGGCGTTGGCATTAAGTTCAATATTTGGGTTGTTAGCAACAATTCTGCTGCTTTATGTTCCTATACCAATAAGCTGGATGTATGCGGTTTTATTCATGTTAGGTTTTGGTGCCGGCGGACAAACTGTAAGTTTTGCCGTTGTTAAAGATAATAATCCTCCGGAGTTAGTAGGTACGGCGTCAGGATTTAATAATTTATCAGTATTGGTTGGAGGTGCTATTTTCCAACCTTTAGTTGGTGTTGCTCTGCATCATAGCTCAGATTGGTCGGTGGTGAATGGAATCCCGGTTTATTCTATAGCAAGTTATAATAAAGCTTTGCTGGTGATGCCACTGTGTTATTTGGCAAGTCTGATTATCGCAATGTTCATTCTTAAAGAATCTCATCCAGGGTATGCAAAGAACCAATAA